A window from Solea senegalensis isolate Sse05_10M linkage group LG15, IFAPA_SoseM_1, whole genome shotgun sequence encodes these proteins:
- the znf804a gene encoding zinc finger protein 804A, which yields MACYYIVISSTHLRDGQLRSIKGVFRGPIGANSQRNTEEGDSSFYCELCNKQYVRHQQFDNHINSYDHHHKQRLKELKQREFYRALACRRQRRRREEKKAEQVLRKLHRHQERRTGECAPGSGPMFRSTTVAVDPAIQTRPDFEQNWDDIHRSSSTLGTKSQTPLIGPFLPLDPALETRLLSNTQWVYNQMDANNTATSAAAESFILNETHLNRSDRSAAAVTPSNNNTTNSLTKTRHFNKIPWAHHQLSNAITPNNISVTSTNDGCISNKTSFSENPTTSTSCSTLANMTSSTAVQGALDVQSVPGRGRPVSFSLPKRTCVLLHQSAAVFIQAGRGSGLSTKPESMMSQKRSKDLGERVGNEPLRSADTDVGAVDHLDNRNRGSAEASVPTDRGNGGFFFSNKNGNGAQISSESETGGNLPLDNGIPGQICDGVSTTVAQASICRDGEAKSTKDVDNRIELEPTRELTDLFCSATNQPEESISGVLDETKESSVQSQPKESNPSLSNCTKDPAFLSLSRPKEPFYSVLSRDGSRVLLWPSEMVSYTKTSPSISYSVNPLLHDFRAHNRARERGEGKKGGTEEGDGRIKPSVIKQPDCQQRNNDTAGGGWAKIDEREEEDEAGNPIEPVACCSSGNTALDCSGCYDANALALVPVSAECHLAPAPGLQKSGGGQRRRRRKRRGGAQHVSKKFVLFLHLTGKQRVILRLASSLLPLEKQHAVKDKQYLQDTAISC from the exons AGGCTGAAGGAGCTAAAACAGAGGGAGTTTTACAGAGCACTGGCctgcaggagacagaggaggcgcagggaggagaagaaagcGGAGCAAGTGCTGAGGAAGCTTCATCGACACCaggagaggaggacaggagagtG CGCTCCAGGTTCCGGTCCCATGTTCAGATCCACCACAGTGGCGGTCGATCCAGCGatccagaccagaccagacttTGAGCAGAACTGGGACGACATCCACAGAAGCAGCTCCACACTGGGAACAA AGTCTCAAACCCCACTGATTGGACCCTTCCTGCCCTTGGACCCTGCACTGGAAACCAGACTCCTGAGCAACACACAGTGGGTGTACAATCAAATGGACGCAAACAACACAGCAACTTCGGCGGCTGCTGAGTCCTTCATCCTCAACGAGACTCATCTGAACCGCAGTGACCGCTCAGCCGCTGCCGTTACGCCgagcaacaacaacacgacGAACTCTTTaaccaaaacaagacactttaACAAGATCCCATGGGCTCATCATCAATTAAGCAACGCCATTACTCCCAATAACATCTCCGTGACCTCCACTAATGATGGCTGCATTTCCAACAAAACCAGCTTCAGTGAGAaccccaccacctccacctcctgctcAACTCTTGCTAACATGACAAGCAGCACAGCGGTGCAGGGGGCACTCGATGTCCAATCTGTCCCTGGCCGAGGCCGTCCTGTGTCCTTCTCTTTGCCTAAAAGGACCTGTGTCCTCCTCCACCAATCAGCAGCAGTTTTCATCCAAGCTGGACGAGGCTCAGGATTGTCTACAAAGCCCGAAAGTATGATGTCCCAAAAGAGGAGCAAAGATCTGGGGGAGAGAGTTGGAAATGAGCCGCTCAGATCTGCAGACACCGATGTGGGAGCTGTGGATCACTTGGATAATAGAAACCGGGGTAGTGCTGAAGCCAGTGTACCCACTGACAGAGGAAATGGAGGATTCTTCTTTTctaataaaaatggaaatggagcCCAAATCAGCAGTGAAAGTGAGACTGGAGGAAATCTTCCCTTAGATAATGGGATACCAGGACAGATTTGTGACGGTGTAAGCACAACTGTGGCTCAAGCTTCCATATGCAGAGACGGTGAGGCTAAATCCACAAAAGATGTGGACAATCGGATAGAGTTAGAACCCACCCGAGAACTGACAGATCTGTTTTGTTCTGCTACAAATCAGCCGGAAGAATCTATTTCTGGTGTTTTAGATGAGACCAAAGAGTCTTCAGTTCAATCGCAGCCCAAAGAATCAAACCCCTCCCTGTCAAACTGCACAAAGGACCCAGCGTTTTTGTCCTTAAGTCGTCCCAAAGAGCCGTTTTATAGTGTCCTGAGCCGAGACGGCAGCAGGGTTCTTCTCTGGCCATCAGAGATGGTTAGCTACACCAAGACGTCACCATCCATATCCTACAGTGTCAACCCTCTCCTGCATGACTTCAGAGCACACAACAGGGCCAGGGAAAGGGGTGAGGGCAAGAAAGGAGGGACGGAGGAAGGCGATGGGAGAATAAAGCCATCTGTGATCAAACAACCTGACTGCCAACAGAGGAACAATGATACAGCGGGAGGAGGGTGGGCAAAGATAGATgaaagggaggaagaggatgaggcaGGAAATCCTATTGAACCTGTAGCCTGTTGCAGCAGTGGCAACACAGCTCTGGATTGCTCCGGCTGCTACGATGCAAATGCTTTAGCATTAGTTCCCGTTTCTGCAGAATGTCACCTTGCACCAGCACCGGGCCTTCAAAAGAGTGGAGgggggcagaggaggaggaggaggaagcgcAGGGGAGGG GCGCAGCACGTGAGCAAGAAATTTGTCTTGTTCCTCCACCTCACGGGGAAACAGCGGGTGATCCTGCGATTAGCCTCATCCCTGCTCCCTTTAGAGAAACAGCATGCagtcaaagacaaacaatacCTGCAGGACACGGCAATCTCGTGTTAG